One stretch of Thermoflexus sp. DNA includes these proteins:
- the coaD gene encoding pantetheine-phosphate adenylyltransferase — MTRALYPASFDPIHYGHIDIATRAAAIFDELVVGVYDRPSKSLLFSLEERLALVREALQHLPNVTVTAYSGLTVDFARRIGARVIVRGLRVISDFELELQMALTNKQLAPEIEVVCLMTSRDYAFISSSIVREIALLGGDVSAMVPPHVARALAAKAAERAGEMVPIISIRE; from the coding sequence ATGACCCGAGCACTGTATCCCGCATCTTTCGACCCGATCCATTACGGGCACATCGATATCGCCACCCGGGCGGCGGCGATCTTCGATGAGCTGGTGGTGGGCGTCTACGATCGCCCCAGCAAGAGCCTGCTCTTCTCCCTGGAGGAGCGTCTGGCCCTGGTGCGGGAGGCCCTGCAGCATCTCCCCAATGTCACGGTCACCGCTTACAGCGGCCTGACGGTCGATTTCGCCCGGCGGATCGGCGCGCGGGTGATCGTGCGGGGGCTTCGAGTGATCTCGGATTTCGAGCTGGAGCTCCAGATGGCTCTGACCAACAAACAGCTGGCCCCGGAGATCGAGGTGGTGTGTCTGATGACCAGCCGGGACTACGCCTTCATCAGCTCCAGCATCGTCCGCGAGATCGCCCTGCTGGGTGGGGATGTTTCGGCTATGGTCCCGCCCCACGTCGCCCGCGCCCTGGCGGCGAAGGCGGCCGAACGCGCCGGGGAGATGGTGCCCATCATCTCCATTCGAGAGTAG
- the rdgB gene encoding RdgB/HAM1 family non-canonical purine NTP pyrophosphatase, which yields MSIRMTPLNPRNPERLLLIATHNPGKRRELIALLSDLPVKLVDLRDVGIAEAAVEPYERLEDNARWKAMFYAERSGLWTLADDSGLEIDALGGAPGAHSARFAGPEADDRARIQKVLELMAGVPWPQRTARFRCVIALARPGEPPVLVEGCLEGYIAWEPRGTYGFGYDPIFYIPELGKTMAELPPAMKNQISHRARAARKAREILGQWLAREAAKK from the coding sequence ATGAGCATTCGGATGACCCCCCTCAATCCCCGGAATCCTGAACGGTTACTCCTGATTGCGACCCACAATCCCGGGAAGCGCCGGGAGCTGATTGCTCTCCTGTCTGATCTCCCGGTGAAGCTGGTGGATCTACGCGACGTTGGGATTGCCGAAGCGGCCGTGGAACCCTATGAGCGCCTGGAGGATAACGCCCGCTGGAAGGCGATGTTCTATGCGGAGCGCAGCGGGCTGTGGACCCTGGCGGATGACTCGGGGCTGGAGATCGATGCCCTGGGGGGTGCGCCTGGCGCTCACTCCGCCCGGTTCGCCGGGCCCGAGGCGGATGACCGGGCTCGCATTCAGAAGGTCCTCGAGCTCATGGCGGGCGTCCCATGGCCCCAGCGGACGGCGCGGTTTCGCTGCGTGATCGCCCTGGCCCGGCCCGGGGAACCGCCGGTGCTGGTGGAGGGATGCCTGGAGGGCTACATCGCATGGGAGCCCCGGGGGACCTATGGGTTCGGTTACGATCCGATTTTCTACATCCCGGAGCTCGGGAAAACGATGGCGGAGCTTCCCCCCGCCATGAAGAACCAGATCAGCCACCGGGCTCGCGCAGCCCGGAAGGCCCGGGAGATCTTGGGGCAATGGCTGGCCAGGGAGGCGGCCAAAAAGTAA